The genomic interval TCTTACCTGATTTTGGAAAGGATCTTGCTGTAGATGGGAAAAACTTAAAAAGCCTTGCAAATAAGACAAGCTCTAAAAAAGGCGACCTTAGGGGAGAGCATGATGCTGACTGGGGAAAGAAAAAGAAAAAAGGGCTCCGTAAAGATGGAACAACTTGGGAAAAGGTTACTGAATGGTTTGGGTTTCGCCTCCACCTTATTTCAGATGCCAAATATGAGTTGCCTGTTCACTTTGAAGTCACTAAAGCCTCTTGCTCAGAAGTGAAAGTTGCGGAAAAACTTACCGAGGAACTTAGCCAGAAACACCCTGACTTAGTCGAAAGAAGTGAGCACTTTATGGCTGACAGAGGATATGACTCTACTAAACTGATCAATAAACTATGGGACCAATATCATATTAAACCAGTCATAGATATCCGGAAAATGTGGAAAGATGGGGAAGTAAGTCGAACCATTGATCACCCGAAGTTTACAAATATTTGTTATAACCAGAGAGGGGTGGTCACATGCCACTGCCCTAAAACAGGAGAGGTAAAAGAACTTGCCTATAAGGGGTTTGAAGAAAAAAGGGATGCTCTTAAATATCAATGTCCTATGAAAGCATATGGGATGAGCTGTCCAGGTGCAAAGCAGTGCCCGGTAAAAAATACGGTAAGGATCCCTCGGTCATTAGACCGAAGGATATTTACCCCTCTGCCCCGTTCAACATACAAGTGGGGTAGACTCTATAAAATGAGAACTAGCATAGAAA from Candidatus Neptunochlamydia vexilliferae carries:
- a CDS encoding transposase gives rise to the protein MAKIAQLEFFGWEEVENLGDLERLKLVIETIPDEKLMQTLEKVRGKGRNDYPVRAMWNSVLAGVVFEHRSVNSLIRELRRNAQLRELCGFDLFRAAPGKSAYNRFLSSLIKHQAELDEMFRSLVEELMKLLPDFGKDLAVDGKNLKSLANKTSSKKGDLRGEHDADWGKKKKKGLRKDGTTWEKVTEWFGFRLHLISDAKYELPVHFEVTKASCSEVKVAEKLTEELSQKHPDLVERSEHFMADRGYDSTKLINKLWDQYHIKPVIDIRKMWKDGEVSRTIDHPKFTNICYNQRGVVTCHCPKTGEVKELAYKGFEEKRDALKYQCPMKAYGMSCPGAKQCPVKNTVRIPRSLDRRIFTPLPRSTYKWGRLYKMRTSIERINSRIDESFGFEKHFIRGLSKMKFRMGLALTVMLTLAVGRIRSKQEHLTHIPQVSVES